The following proteins are co-located in the Oncorhynchus kisutch isolate 150728-3 unplaced genomic scaffold, Okis_V2 scaffold622, whole genome shotgun sequence genome:
- the LOC116360844 gene encoding B9 domain-containing protein 1-like isoform X2 translates to MAINNPSVFLLMINGQIEGANFPEYDDLYCKYCFVYGHDWAPTSGLEEGISQITSKGRDSPQRMIWNFPLEITFKSTNPLGWPQIVVSVYGPDTFGNDVVRGYGATHIPFTPGQHSRTIPMFVPESTSRLQKFTSWLLGRRPEFTDPKVVAQGEGREVTRVRSQGFVSLSFHIVTKDMKRLGYDTTPSETSHTLSHTAAAGIGPGDQPYST, encoded by the exons ATGGCTATCAACAACCCATCGGTGTTTCTGTTGATGATAAACGGACAGATAGAAGGGGCGAAT TTTCCAGAGTATGATGACCTGTACTGTAAATACTGCTTCGTCTACGGACACGACTGGGCTCCCACCTCG ggTCTAGAGGAGGGTATATCTCAGATTACGTCAAAAGGCAGAGACTCTCCTCAGAGAATGATCTGGAATTTTCCTCTGGAGATCACCTTTAAGAGCACCAACCCATTAGgct GGCCTCAGATCGTGGTAAGTGTCTACGGTCCTGATACGTTTGGTAACGATGTGGTCAGAGGATACGGAGCAACACACATCCCCTTCActcctggaca ACACAGCAGAACCATCCCAATGTTTGTTCCTGAATCCACATCAAGACTACAGAAATTCACAAG tTGGCTGCTGGGGCGACGTCCAGAGTTCACCGATCCTAAAGTCGTGGCCCAGGGAGAGGGCAGAGAAG tGACCAGGGTCCGTTCTCAGGGTttcgtctccctctccttccacatTGTGACTAAAGACATGAAGAGACTGGGTTACGACACCACACCTTCCGAGAcctcacacactctgtcacacactgctgctgcag gcatCGGACCGGGAGACCAGCCCTACAGCACGtga
- the LOC116360844 gene encoding B9 domain-containing protein 1-like isoform X1, with product MAINNPSVFLLMINGQIEGANFPEYDDLYCKYCFVYGHDWAPTSGLEEGISQITSKGRDSPQRMIWNFPLEITFKSTNPLGWPQIVVSVYGPDTFGNDVVRGYGATHIPFTPGQHSRTIPMFVPESTSRLQKFTSWLLGRRPEFTDPKVVAQGEGREVTRVRSQGFVSLSFHIVTKDMKRLGYDTTPSETSHTLSHTAAAGIGPGDQPYST from the exons ATGGCTATCAACAACCCATCGGTGTTTCTGTTGATGATAAACGGACAGATAGAAGGGGCGAAT TTTCCAGAGTATGATGACCTGTACTGTAAATACTGCTTCGTCTACGGACACGACTGGGCTCCCACCTCG ggTCTAGAGGAGGGTATATCTCAGATTACGTCAAAAGGCAGAGACTCTCCTCAGAGAATGATCTGGAATTTTCCTCTGGAGATCACCTTTAAGAGCACCAACCCATTAGgct GGCCTCAGATCGTGGTAAGTGTCTACGGTCCTGATACGTTTGGTAACGATGTGGTCAGAGGATACGGAGCAACACACATCCCCTTCActcctggaca ACACAGCAGAACCATCCCAATGTTTGTTCCTGAATCCACATCAAGACTACAGAAATTCACAAG tTGGCTGCTGGGGCGACGTCCAGAGTTCACCGATCCTAAAGTCGTGGCCCAGGGAGAGGGCAGAGAAG tGACCAGGGTCCGTTCTCAGGGTttcgtctccctctccttccacatTGTGACTAAAGACATGAAGAGACTGGGTTACGACACCACACCTTCCGAGAcctcacacactctgtcacacactgctgctgcaggcatCGGACCGGGAGACCAGCCCTACAGCACGtga